From one Rattus norvegicus strain BN/NHsdMcwi chromosome 7, GRCr8, whole genome shotgun sequence genomic stretch:
- the Elfn2 gene encoding protein phosphatase 1 regulatory subunit 29 produces the protein MLRLGLCAAALLCVCQPGAVHADCWLIEGDKGYVWLAICSQNQPPYETIPQHINSTVHDLRLNENKLKAVLYSSLNRFGNLTDLNLTKNEISYIEDGAFLGQTSLQVLQLGYNRLSNLTEGMLRGMSRLQFLFVQHNLIEVVTPTAFSECPSLISIDLSSNRLSRLDGATFASLASLMVCELAGNPFNCECDLFGFLAWLVVFNNVTKNYDRLQCESPREFAGYPLLVPRPYHSLNAITVLQAKCRNGSMPARPVSHPTPYSTDAQREPDENSGFNPDEILSVEPPASSTTDASAGPAIKLHQVTFTSATLVVIIPHPYSKMYVLVQYNNSYFSDVMTLKNKKEIVTLDKLRAHTEYTFCVTSLRNSRRFNHTCLTFTTRDLVPGDQVPSTSTTTHYIMTILGCLFGMVIVLGAVYYCLRKRRMQEEQQKSVNVKKTILEMRYGADVDAGSIVHAAQKLVEPPVLPVARMSSIPSMIGEKLPASKGLEAGLDTPKVATKGNYIEVRTGAAGDSLARPEDDLPEIENGQGSAAEISTIAKEVDKVNQIINNCIDALKLDSASFLGGGSGGGDSDLAFECQSLPAATAASSTATPGALERPSFLSPPYKESSHHPLQRQLSADAAVTRKTCSVSSSGSIKSAKVFSLDVPDHPTPTGLAKSDSKYIEKGSPLNSPLDRLPLVPTGSSGSSGGGGGIHHLEVKPAYHCSEHRHSFPALYYEEGADSLSQRVSFLKPLTRSKRDSTYSQLSPRHYYSGYSSSPEYSSESTHKIWERFRPYKKHHREEAYMAAGHALRKKVQFAKDEDLHDILDYWKGVSAQQKL, from the coding sequence ATGCTGCGCCTGGGGCTGTGTGCAGCAgcgctgctgtgtgtgtgtcagccagGTGCTGTGCACGCGGACTGCTGGCTCATCGAGGGGGACAAGGGCTACGTGTGGCTGGCCATCTGCAGCCAGAACCAGCCGCCATATGAGACCATCCCCCAGCACATCAACAGCACTGTGCATGACCTGCGTCTCAACGAGAATAAGCTCAAGGCCGTGCTCTATTCCTCACTCAATCGCTTCGGGAACCTCACGGACCTCAACCTCACCAAGAATGAGATTTCCTATATTGAGGATGGTGCCTTCCTGGGCCAGACGAGCCTGCAGGTCCTGCAGCTGGGCTACAACCGGCTCAGCAACCTGACTGAGGGGATGCTGCGAGGCATGAGCCGCCTGCAGTTCCTCTTCGTCCAGCACAACCTCATTGAGGTGGTGACGCCCACCGCCTTCTCCGAGTGCCCCAGCCTCATCAGCATTGACCTGTCCTCCAACCGCCTCAGCCGTCTGGATGGCGCCACCTTTGCCAGCCTGGCCAGTCTGATGGTGTGTGAGCTGGCCGGCAACCCCTTTAACTGTGAGTGTGACCTCTTCGGCTTCCTAGCCTGGCTTGTGGTCTTCAACAATGTCACCAAGAACTACGACCGCCTGCAGTGTGAGTCACCGAGGGAGTTTGCTGGCTACCCACTGCTGGTGCCTCGACCTTACCACAGCCTCAATGCCATTACCGTCCTGCAGGCCAAGTGCCGCAATGGCTCAATGCCTGCCCGGCCTGTGAGTCACCCCACACCCTATTCCACGGATGCTCAGAGGGAGCCTGATGAGAACTCAGGCTTCAATCCTGACGAAATCCTCTCAGTGGAGCCGCCGGCCTCGTCCACCACGGATGCATCTGCTGGGCCAGCCATCAAGCTGCACCAAGTCACCTTCACCTCGGCCACCTTGGTTGTCATCATCCCACACCCTTACAGCAAGATGTATGTGCTGGTCCAGTACAACAACAGCTACTTCTCTGATGTCATGACCCTCAAGAACAAGAAGGAGATCGTGACGCTGGACAAGCTTCGGGCGCACACCGAGTACACCTTCTGTGTCACCTCGCTGCGTAACAGCCGCCGCTTCAACCACACCTGTCTGACCTTCACCACTCGGGACCTTGTGCCTGGGGATCAGGTCCCCAGCACCTCCACCACCACGCACTATATCATGACCATCCTGGGCTGCCTGTTTGGCATGGTCATCGTGCTGGGGGCTGTCTACTACTGCCTGCGCAAGCGGCGCATGCAAGAGGAGCAGCAGAAGTCCGTCAACGTCAAGAAGACTATCTTAGAGATGCGCTATGGTGCCGATGTGGATGCTGGCTCCATAGTGCATGCTGCACAAAAGCTGGTTGAGCCACCGGTACTGCCCGTGGCCAGAATGTCCTCTATTCCCTCCATGATTGGGGAGAAACTGCCCGCCTCCAAGGGTCTGGAGGCCGGGCTAGACACACCCAAGGTGGCTACCAAAGGCAACTATATTGAGGTGCGCACAGGTGCTGCAGGGGACAGCCTGGCCCGGCCTGAGGATGATCTCCCAGAAATCGAGAACGGCCAGGGCTCGGCAGCTGAGATCTCCACCATCGCCAAGGAAGTGGACAAGGTCAACCAGATCATTAACAACTGCATAGACGCCCTCAAGCTGGATTCCGCCTCTTTCCTTGGGGGCGGCAGTGGCGGTGGGGACTCTGATCTGGCCTTCGAGTGCCAGTCCCTCCCTGCAGCTACTGCTGCCTCCTCGACTGCCACTCCTGGGGCGCTGGAGCGGCCCAGCTTCCTGTCACCCCCCTACAAGGAGAGCTCCCACCACCCGCTGCAGCGCCAGCTGAGTGCTGATGCCGCAGTGACCCGCAAGACCTGCAGCGTGTCCTCCAGTGGCTCCATCAAGAGCGCCAAGGTCTTCAGTCTGGATGTGCCAGACCACCCAACCCCCACGGGACTGGCCAAGAGCGACTCCAAGTACATCGAGAAAGGCAGCCCCCTCAACAGCCCGCTGGACCGGCTTCCACTGGTGCCCACGGGCAGCAGTGggagcagtgggggtgggggtggcattcACCACCTGGAGGTGAAGCCAGCCTACCACTGCAGCGAGCACCGGCATAGCTTCCCGGCTCTCTACTACGAGGAGGGTGCCGACAGCCTGAGCCAGCGCGTGTCCTTCCTCAAGCCACTGACCCGCTCTAAGCGAGACTCCACCTATTCGCAGCTCTCCCCCAGACATTATTACTCAGGGTATTCCTCCAGCCCCGAGTACTCGTCTGAGAGCACACACAAGATCTGGGAGCGCTTCCGGCCCTACAAGAAGCACCATCGTGAGGAAGCATACATGGCTGCTGGCCATGCCCTGCGTAAGAAGGTCCAGTTCGCCAAGGATGAGGACCTGCATGACATCCTTGATTACTGGAAGGGGGTCTCAGCCCAGCAGAAGCTGTga